The Sebastes umbrosus isolate fSebUmb1 chromosome 4, fSebUmb1.pri, whole genome shotgun sequence genome has a window encoding:
- the setd6 gene encoding N-lysine methyltransferase setd6 has product MAAEAVVKKTPEIRLFAAILFGLAAASSAPEQVHAARSLLWKHIYKMATKAKRPKVDDGTEINPLQNFLQWCNRVGLVLSNKVCVSKEGTVAEYGMLATDNIEEGEVLFTVPRSALLHQETTKLSALLEKERSSLESSSGWVSLLLTLLYEYTSPQSHWRPYLSLWTDFKTLDHPMFWSKEERDRLLKGTGIPEAVDTDLTNIQREYTDVVLPFITKHPDLWNPDTHTLELYTKLVAFVMAYSFQEPQVEEDDEDDDDEEEEEEEEEKAPNPPMMVPMADMLNHVSNHNANLEFTPDSLKMVCVRPVHKGEEVFNTYGQMANWQLLHMYGFTEPHQSNSNDTADIPIANLYEVATQGIQSDLERQLKEEQWEMLCEVMQEKGAFVFGKQGCLTDTELHTALKVLCMSKEEFSEFKDNEGWEEDEDEEISLAFSNEGLPGLKASWKCLIHEAARLTARSYGDLEGEGVNSDQAALEGLSSRQQNALQVRCGQKSILHRLMELTKS; this is encoded by the exons atggcggcagaggctgttgtcaaaaaaacaccggagaTTCGTCTCTTTGCTGCTATACTCTTTGGTTTAGCAGCAGCCTCATCAGCGCCTGAACAAGTCCATGCTGCCAGGTCCTTGCTGTGGAAACACATTTACAAGATGGCAACCAAAGCGAAACGACCAAAG GTAGATGATGGTACCGAGATCAATCCGCTGCAGAACTTCCTACAGTGGTGCAACAGGGTCGGCCTGGTCCTCAGCAATAag gtgtgtgtgagtaaagAGGGAACAGTGGCGGAGTATGGGATGCTGGCTACGGACAACATAGAGGAAGGGGAGGTTTTATTCACCGTCCCCAGATCAGCTCTTCTCCACCAGGAAACAACCAAGCTCTCTGCCCTGCTGGAGAAAG AGAGGTCATCCCTGGAGAGCTCATCTGGCTGGGTTTCCCTGCTGCTGACTCTGCTGTATGAATATACATCTCCACAGTCCCACTGGAGACCCTACCTCTCTCTGTGGACCGACTTCAAGACACTGGACCACCCCATGTTCTG GTctaaagaggagagagacagactgttGAAGGGAACAGGTATTCCAGAGGCCGTGGACACAGACTTGACTAACATCCAGAGGGAATACACAGACGTGGTTCTTCCCTTCATCACCAAGCATCCTGACCTCTGGAACCCCGACACGCATACACTGGAACTGTACACAAAGCTGGTGGCCTTTGTCATGGCCTACAG TTTCCAAGAGCCACAGgtagaggaggatgatgaagacgacgatgatgaggaggaggaggaggaggaggaggagaaggcccCAAACCCACCGATGATGGTTCCCATGGCCGACATGCTTAACCATGTGTCCAATCACAATGCTAATCTGGAGTTTACACCG GACAGTTTGAAGATGGTTTGCGTGCGCCCCGTTCATAAAGGAGAGGAAGTGTTTAACACCTACGGGCAGATGGCCAACTGGCAGCTGCTGCACATGTACGGCTTCACGGAGCCGCATCAAAGCAACAGCAACGACACCGCCGACATCCCAATCGCCAACCTCTACGAAGTCGCCACACAAG GTATTCAGTCTGACCTGGAACGGCAGCTGAAGGAGGAGCAGTGGGAGATGCTGTGTGAAGTGATGCAAGAGAAAGGAGCCTTCGTCTTTGGCAAACAGGGCTgcctcacagacacagagctacATACTGCGCTCAAG GTGCTGTGCATGTCGAAGGAGGAGTTCTCAGAGTTCAAAGATAATGAAGGAtgggaggaagatgaggatgaagagatTTCCCTTGCTTTCTCTAACGAGGGTCTCCCTGGATTAAAGGCATCGTGGAAATGTCTAATTCACGAAGCGGCCCGTCTGACTGCGAGGTCCTACGGAGACTTGGAGGGAGAGGGTGTGAACAGCGACCAGGCAGCGCTTGAAGGActgagcagcaggcagcagaaCGCCCTGCAGGTACGCTGTGGACAGAAGAGCATCCTGCACAGACTGATGGAGCTCACCAAGTCATGA